A window of the Longimicrobium sp. genome harbors these coding sequences:
- a CDS encoding glycosyltransferase has protein sequence MFVVAHNGARIWGGAERATAVLLAGLQRRGHRVLLLCNDAGVARRAAALGVPTELLPLGGDAMLPHAFRLARRLRRLRPDAFVVGTYKKLFLAALGARLARVPRIVARVGLETDTPRSAKYRFALPRWVDAVVVNARRIRPAFADLPGFAADRVVVIHNGVEMPVPRAPHGSVRAALGIAPDAPVVGAVARLARQKRLDRLLRAISIIPDLHCILAGDGEERAALESLAAELGIAARVHFLGHRDDTGDVLDALDVFVLSSDREGLSNAMLEALAAGVPVVSTPVSGAEDALEPFADGTAPGEIAGFSEDEIAAALHRLLRDPERRAAMEDAARRRAAERFGMDAMLERWEAVLAGRTPPEAP, from the coding sequence ATGTTCGTCGTCGCGCACAACGGCGCGCGCATCTGGGGCGGCGCGGAGCGCGCAACGGCGGTCCTGCTGGCTGGCCTCCAGCGGCGCGGCCACCGCGTGCTCCTCCTCTGCAACGACGCCGGGGTGGCGCGCCGCGCGGCCGCGCTCGGCGTCCCCACCGAACTCCTGCCGCTGGGCGGAGATGCGATGCTCCCGCACGCGTTTCGCCTCGCGCGCCGGCTCCGGCGGCTGCGGCCGGACGCGTTCGTCGTCGGCACCTACAAGAAGCTGTTCCTGGCCGCGCTCGGCGCCCGCCTGGCGCGCGTGCCGCGCATCGTCGCGCGCGTGGGGCTGGAGACGGACACGCCGCGCTCGGCCAAGTACCGCTTCGCCCTTCCGCGCTGGGTCGATGCGGTCGTGGTGAACGCGCGCCGCATCCGCCCCGCCTTCGCCGATCTCCCCGGCTTCGCTGCCGACCGCGTCGTCGTGATCCACAACGGCGTGGAGATGCCCGTCCCCCGCGCGCCGCACGGCTCCGTCCGCGCCGCGCTCGGCATCGCCCCCGACGCGCCCGTGGTTGGCGCCGTCGCACGGCTCGCGCGGCAGAAGCGGCTCGACCGGCTCCTGCGCGCCATCTCCATCATCCCCGACCTGCACTGCATCTTGGCGGGCGATGGAGAAGAGCGCGCGGCGCTGGAATCGCTGGCGGCGGAGCTCGGCATCGCCGCGCGCGTCCACTTCCTCGGCCACCGCGACGACACCGGCGACGTGCTGGACGCGCTCGACGTCTTCGTCCTCTCCTCCGACCGCGAGGGGCTCTCCAACGCCATGCTCGAGGCGCTCGCCGCCGGCGTCCCCGTCGTCAGCACGCCCGTGAGCGGCGCCGAGGACGCGCTGGAGCCGTTCGCGGACGGCACCGCGCCGGGCGAGATCGCGGGGTTCTCGGAAGATGAGATCGCCGCCGCGCTCCACCGCCTCCTGCGCGATCCCGAACGCCGCGCGGCGATGGAGGACGCGGCGCGGCGGCGCGCGGCGGAGCGGTTCGGGATGGATGCGATGCTGGAGCGGTGGGAGGCGGTGCTGGCCGGCCGCACGCCACCGGAGGCGCCATGA
- a CDS encoding glycosyltransferase gives MKLVIQNGSRVWGGNEKWLATLASGLIARGHQVVVSCPRGAVRNRLGEMGIATTPVRPRGELDAVSGIAFARWLRRERPDALLLTSWRPLAWGAWAGRRARVPRIAVRLGIVRTFPRRGGRARAFRRWVDAMIVNSTEIRDTWLRSAPGFPADRVNLVLNGLPARDAERPSLRARLRNELGIGPETLLIGGAGHLAPRKGFDLLLRAFAAADLGDARVVIAGGGDHLAELVEIAREMGITERVHFLGHRGDGPGVIAGCDLFVVPSRNEGMANVMLEAMAAGVPVIATGISGVRGALEAEPGGAPAGWIVPADDAPALAAALGEVAGGVRGASPTIAQRTGEALRRIHERFGVERMVRECEDILFGGR, from the coding sequence ATGAAGCTGGTGATCCAGAACGGCAGCCGCGTGTGGGGCGGCAACGAGAAGTGGCTGGCCACGCTCGCGTCCGGGCTGATCGCCCGCGGGCACCAAGTCGTCGTCTCCTGCCCGCGCGGCGCCGTCCGCAACCGGCTGGGGGAGATGGGGATCGCGACCACGCCCGTCCGCCCGCGCGGCGAGCTGGACGCGGTGAGCGGGATCGCCTTCGCGCGGTGGCTGCGCCGCGAGCGGCCGGATGCGCTGCTGCTGACCTCGTGGCGCCCGCTGGCGTGGGGCGCGTGGGCCGGCCGCCGCGCGCGCGTCCCCCGCATCGCCGTGCGGCTGGGGATCGTCCGCACCTTCCCGCGCCGCGGCGGCCGCGCCCGCGCCTTCCGCCGCTGGGTGGACGCGATGATCGTGAACTCCACCGAGATCCGCGACACCTGGCTCCGCTCCGCCCCCGGCTTCCCGGCCGACCGCGTGAACCTGGTGCTGAACGGCCTCCCCGCGCGCGATGCCGAGCGCCCGAGTCTACGCGCCAGACTGCGGAACGAGCTGGGGATCGGGCCGGAGACGCTGCTCATCGGCGGCGCGGGCCACCTGGCGCCGCGAAAGGGCTTCGACCTCCTCCTCCGCGCCTTCGCCGCCGCCGATCTGGGCGACGCACGAGTGGTGATCGCGGGCGGCGGAGATCATCTAGCGGAGCTGGTGGAGATTGCGAGGGAGATGGGGATCACGGAGCGCGTGCACTTCCTCGGGCACCGCGGCGACGGGCCGGGCGTGATCGCGGGATGCGACCTCTTCGTCGTCCCCAGCCGCAACGAGGGGATGGCGAACGTGATGCTGGAGGCGATGGCGGCCGGCGTCCCCGTCATCGCCACCGGCATCAGCGGCGTCCGCGGCGCGCTGGAGGCGGAGCCCGGCGGCGCGCCCGCGGGATGGATCGTCCCCGCCGACGACGCCCCCGCGCTCGCCGCCGCGCTGGGCGAGGTGGCGGGCGGCGTCCGCGGGGCGTCTCCAACGATCGCCCAGCGCACGGGCGAGGCGCTGCGCCGCATCCACGAGCGCTTCGGGGTGGAGCGGATGGTGCGCGAGTGCGAGGACATCCTCTTCGGCGGCCGATGA